A part of Acidobacteriota bacterium genomic DNA contains:
- the rimM gene encoding 16S rRNA processing protein RimM, which produces MDWDAMVVVGRIVRPQGHRGQVLVAPETDFPERRYETGATLYAKGAAGVVPLQIASSRPHQGRWVIAFGGVETMNEAEAWRNVELRVPESALQPLAAGTFWVHELVGCEVVTVRGERIGQVARVDLATGVPMLVLDAAGEPLIPFVDAICRSVDVGARMIRIDPPDGLIELNRKQA; this is translated from the coding sequence GTGGACTGGGACGCGATGGTCGTCGTCGGGCGGATCGTCCGTCCGCAGGGACATCGCGGGCAGGTCCTCGTCGCGCCGGAGACGGATTTCCCGGAGCGTCGGTACGAAACGGGCGCGACGCTGTACGCGAAGGGAGCCGCCGGGGTGGTTCCACTCCAGATCGCCTCGAGCCGGCCGCACCAAGGGCGGTGGGTGATTGCGTTCGGCGGCGTGGAGACGATGAACGAGGCCGAGGCGTGGCGCAACGTGGAATTGCGCGTGCCGGAATCGGCCCTGCAGCCGCTTGCGGCCGGCACGTTCTGGGTGCACGAGCTGGTGGGATGCGAGGTCGTCACCGTGCGCGGCGAGCGGATCGGGCAGGTGGCTCGCGTCGATCTGGCGACCGGCGTGCCGATGCTGGTGCTCGATGCCGCCGGCGAACCGTTGATTCCCTTCGTCGACGCCATCTGCCGGTCGGTGGACGTCGGCGCGCGGATGATTAGGATCGACCCGCCAGATGGGTTGATCGAGCTGAACCGGAAGCAGGCCTGA
- a CDS encoding KH domain-containing protein, producing MSRARDVVEVVTRALAARPAEVEVTEAERRGNTVVELRMAPGELGRVIGREGRTATALRTLAAAAGELDGRKVVVDFHDE from the coding sequence GTGAGCCGCGCGCGCGACGTCGTCGAGGTCGTCACCCGTGCGTTGGCGGCCAGGCCGGCGGAGGTCGAGGTGACCGAAGCCGAGCGGCGAGGCAACACGGTCGTGGAGCTGAGGATGGCGCCCGGCGAGCTCGGACGCGTCATCGGACGCGAAGGACGGACCGCCACGGCGCTGCGTACGCTGGCCGCCGCGGCCGGTGAGCTCGACGGCCGCAAGGTCGTGGTCGATTTCCACGACGAGTAG
- the rpsP gene encoding 30S ribosomal protein S16, translating to MLAIRLRRAGSKSRPFFRIVVTEARTAREGRFVEVLGHYDPRTRPERVQVDRERLAHWLSVGAAPSDTVRTLIARMPPPAVAAAEAAPAS from the coding sequence ATGTTAGCGATTCGTCTGCGGAGGGCTGGCTCGAAGAGCCGGCCGTTCTTCCGCATCGTGGTAACGGAAGCCAGGACCGCGCGCGAAGGGCGGTTCGTGGAGGTGCTGGGGCACTACGACCCGCGCACCCGGCCCGAGCGCGTCCAGGTGGATCGCGAGCGGCTGGCGCACTGGCTGTCGGTGGGCGCCGCGCCGAGCGACACCGTGAGGACGCTGATCGCGCGGATGCCCCCGCCTGCGGTGGCGGCGGCCGAGGCTGCGCCCGCCTCGTGA
- the ffh gene encoding signal recognition particle protein produces the protein MFESLSSRLQGVFKSLRGEARLTEASVDAALREIRMALLEADVNFRVVKAFIERVRAKAVGDEVLRSLTPAQHVVRIVRDEMLALFGNAAGGLPPADRTPRVVLMLGLQGSGKTTTSAKLARLLAKQGRHPMLVSTDVRRPAAIQQLSVLAGQTGVRVHDPEGEMDPVVRAAGALAAARNLGFDTLIVDTAGRLHIDDELMGELEAISQAVQPTDRLYVADAMTGQDAVRSAGEFNHRVGTTGVVLTKMDGDARGGAALSVVGVVGVPIAFAGVGERLQDLEPFNAERLVSRMLGMGDVLSLIERAEEAIDEESRERLAAKTRLDDFTLDDFRDQLRTIKKMGPLDQILGMIPGLSGMKQLNEQRAQIDDGQLTRVEAIVCSMTPAERRNHSLINGSRRKRIARGSGTTVEDVNRLLKQFVEMRKMLKAMTSMGGGRKGRQRLMQMLRGKA, from the coding sequence ATGTTCGAGTCCCTCAGCTCCCGCCTCCAAGGCGTCTTCAAGTCCCTGCGGGGAGAAGCCCGGCTGACCGAAGCCAGCGTCGATGCCGCGCTTCGGGAGATCCGGATGGCGCTGCTCGAAGCCGACGTGAACTTTCGCGTCGTCAAGGCGTTCATCGAGCGGGTGCGGGCGAAGGCGGTCGGCGACGAGGTGCTGCGCAGCCTGACGCCGGCGCAGCACGTGGTGCGCATCGTCCGCGACGAGATGCTGGCGCTCTTCGGCAACGCCGCCGGCGGCTTGCCGCCCGCGGACCGGACGCCGCGCGTCGTCTTGATGCTGGGGCTGCAAGGATCGGGCAAGACGACGACGTCGGCGAAGCTTGCGAGGCTGCTGGCGAAACAGGGCCGTCATCCGATGCTCGTGTCCACCGACGTGCGGCGTCCAGCCGCCATCCAGCAGTTGTCCGTGCTGGCCGGTCAGACCGGTGTGCGGGTCCACGATCCCGAGGGGGAAATGGATCCGGTCGTCCGCGCGGCCGGGGCGCTGGCCGCGGCGCGCAATCTCGGCTTCGACACGCTGATCGTCGATACGGCCGGGCGCCTGCACATCGACGACGAGCTGATGGGCGAGCTCGAGGCGATCTCGCAGGCCGTGCAGCCGACCGACCGGCTGTACGTCGCCGATGCGATGACGGGGCAGGACGCGGTCCGGAGCGCCGGCGAGTTCAACCACCGTGTCGGCACGACCGGCGTCGTGCTCACGAAGATGGACGGCGACGCGCGCGGCGGCGCCGCGCTCTCGGTCGTCGGCGTCGTCGGCGTGCCGATTGCCTTCGCCGGCGTCGGCGAGCGCCTGCAGGATCTCGAGCCGTTCAACGCCGAGCGGCTCGTTTCGCGGATGCTCGGCATGGGCGACGTGCTGTCGCTCATCGAGCGTGCCGAGGAAGCGATCGACGAGGAGAGCCGTGAGCGCCTCGCCGCGAAGACGCGCCTCGACGACTTCACGCTCGACGACTTCCGCGACCAGTTGCGCACGATCAAGAAGATGGGCCCGCTCGACCAGATCCTCGGAATGATCCCGGGGCTGTCCGGCATGAAGCAGCTCAACGAGCAGCGCGCGCAGATCGACGATGGGCAGTTGACGCGTGTCGAGGCGATCGTCTGCTCGATGACGCCGGCCGAGCGCCGGAATCATTCGCTCATCAACGGCAGCCGCCGGAAGCGGATCGCGCGCGGCAGCGGCACGACGGTCGAGGACGTCAACCGGTTGCTCAAGCAGTTCGTCGAGATGCGCAAGATGCTCAAGGCGATGACGTCGATGGGTGGCGGCCGCAAGGGCCGCCAGCGGCTCATGCAGATGCTCAGAGGCAAGGCGTAG
- a CDS encoding bifunctional 3,4-dihydroxy-2-butanone-4-phosphate synthase/GTP cyclohydrolase II, with the protein MSTPLKLARRPRRASFATVDAAIDALRNGQIIIVVDDEDRENEGDLTMAASKVTPEAVNFMARFGRGLICLAMPGERLDQLEIPLEAAAHSTRRDTAFCVSIDAREGTSTGISAADRARTIQAAIAPETTSRDLARPGHVFPLRARAGGVLVRSGHTEAAVDLARIAGLEPAGVICEIMNDDGTMARVPELTKFGRKHGLPMITIADLIRYRIRTERQVRRVAVAQLPTDYGPFTVYGYESAIDGESHVALVRGDIADGDDVMVRVHSKCLTGDVFGSLRCDCGPQLHAAMKRIAAEGRGVLLYLHQEGRGIGLANKLRAYELQDQGLDTVEANERLGFKADQRDYGIGAQILRDLGVRTMRLLTNNPRKFVGLEGYGLSVVQTLPIEIPPSNEFSRRYLKTKKDKLGHTLTGV; encoded by the coding sequence ATGAGCACCCCGTTGAAACTCGCCCGCCGCCCGCGCCGCGCCTCGTTCGCCACCGTGGACGCGGCGATCGACGCCCTCCGCAACGGCCAGATCATCATCGTCGTCGACGACGAGGATCGCGAGAACGAGGGGGATCTGACGATGGCGGCCTCCAAGGTCACGCCGGAGGCCGTCAACTTCATGGCGAGGTTCGGGCGCGGGCTGATCTGTCTGGCGATGCCGGGCGAACGGCTCGACCAGCTCGAGATCCCGCTCGAAGCCGCCGCGCACTCCACGCGGCGCGATACGGCGTTCTGCGTCTCGATCGACGCGCGTGAAGGCACGAGCACCGGCATCTCGGCGGCCGATCGCGCGCGGACGATCCAGGCCGCGATCGCGCCCGAGACGACCTCGCGCGATCTGGCCAGGCCCGGGCACGTCTTCCCGCTGCGCGCGCGCGCCGGCGGCGTGCTCGTGCGCAGCGGCCACACCGAGGCGGCCGTCGACCTCGCGCGCATCGCCGGCCTCGAACCTGCCGGCGTCATCTGCGAAATCATGAACGACGACGGCACGATGGCGCGCGTGCCCGAGCTGACCAAGTTCGGCCGCAAGCACGGCCTGCCGATGATCACGATCGCCGATCTGATCCGATACCGGATCAGGACCGAGCGCCAGGTGCGTCGCGTGGCGGTCGCGCAACTGCCCACCGATTACGGCCCGTTCACCGTCTACGGCTATGAGAGCGCGATCGACGGCGAGTCGCACGTCGCGCTCGTCCGGGGCGATATCGCCGACGGCGATGACGTCATGGTCCGCGTCCACTCCAAGTGTCTGACAGGGGACGTCTTCGGATCGCTGCGCTGCGACTGCGGGCCCCAACTGCACGCGGCGATGAAGCGGATCGCCGCCGAGGGGCGGGGCGTGCTGCTGTACCTCCATCAGGAGGGGCGGGGCATCGGCCTCGCCAACAAGCTCCGCGCGTACGAGCTGCAGGACCAGGGGCTCGACACGGTCGAGGCCAACGAGCGGCTCGGCTTCAAGGCCGACCAGCGCGACTACGGGATCGGCGCGCAGATCCTCCGGGACCTCGGGGTGCGCACGATGCGCCTGTTGACGAACAATCCGCGGAAGTTCGTCGGGCTCGAGGGCTACGGCCTCTCGGTGGTGCAGACGTTGCCGATCGAGATCCCGCCGTCCAACGAGTTCTCGCGCCGGTACCTCAAGACGAAGAAGGACAAGCTCGGGCACACGTTGACCGGCGTGTAG
- a CDS encoding riboflavin synthase, producing the protein MFTGLIEAIGRVERSDGTSRGRRLRIATALAADLRPGDSIAVNGVCLTATDVDDAGFCADVSRQTLEVTSLDRLTAGRLVNLERPLRADARLGGHFVLGHVDATGRIAALRPDGDGFWLDIDVPAPLQPYVIPRGSIAVDGISLTIATLTSSAIGIQIVPFTFTHTALQQASRGDVVNLEADVLGKYVARLLSTATPAAAGVLAMEPPR; encoded by the coding sequence ATGTTCACGGGACTGATTGAAGCGATTGGACGGGTCGAGCGCAGCGACGGCACGTCGCGCGGCCGCAGGCTGCGGATTGCGACCGCGCTCGCAGCGGACCTGCGTCCCGGCGACAGCATCGCCGTGAACGGCGTCTGTCTCACCGCGACCGACGTGGACGACGCGGGGTTCTGCGCTGACGTATCGCGGCAGACGCTCGAAGTCACGTCGCTCGATCGGTTGACTGCGGGCCGGCTGGTCAACCTGGAGCGGCCGCTGCGAGCGGACGCGCGCCTCGGAGGGCACTTCGTGCTCGGCCACGTCGACGCCACCGGCCGGATTGCCGCGCTCAGGCCCGACGGCGACGGCTTCTGGCTCGACATCGACGTCCCGGCGCCGCTGCAGCCCTACGTGATCCCCAGAGGTTCGATCGCTGTCGACGGGATCAGCCTCACGATCGCGACGCTGACGTCGTCGGCCATCGGCATCCAGATCGTGCCGTTCACGTTCACTCACACCGCCTTGCAGCAGGCGAGCCGTGGTGACGTCGTCAATCTCGAAGCCGACGTGCTCGGCAAGTACGTCGCGCGGCTGCTGAGCACCGCGACGCCGGCGGCCGCCGGCGTGCTCGCCATGGAGCCTCCCCGATGA
- the ribD gene encoding bifunctional diaminohydroxyphosphoribosylaminopyrimidine deaminase/5-amino-6-(5-phosphoribosylamino)uracil reductase RibD, with the protein MIAPADAIFMERALLLGERGRGRTTPNPNVGAVIVSPEGIVVGQGTTKPAGGPHAEIVALARAGGAAAGATLYCTLEPCSHTGRTGPCVARIVAAGIRRVVAAIADPNPRVRGAGFEYLRAHGVDVSIGPGADEATREHAPFATWVTAHRPFVIAKVAVSADGFVGRTDRRIGLTSREADRYLQRQRAALDAIAVGAGTVLVDDPVLTAREAYRSRPLTRVIVDWRGRVPETARVFATLDAGPVIMVVSTRTVASRPDHFRRLSSAGVTVEPFDTVDLGTVLGRLAARDVVSLLVEGGPRLHRALWQAGLVDRVQVVRTPVVLDHGVPNGLPDLPASRSRRLGPDLLVETDVHGTD; encoded by the coding sequence GTGATCGCGCCGGCCGACGCGATCTTCATGGAGCGCGCGCTCTTGCTGGGCGAGCGCGGCCGCGGCCGGACCACGCCGAATCCCAACGTCGGCGCCGTGATCGTCTCCCCAGAGGGCATCGTCGTCGGCCAGGGCACGACGAAGCCGGCCGGTGGGCCACACGCGGAGATCGTCGCATTGGCGCGTGCCGGTGGCGCCGCCGCGGGCGCCACGCTCTATTGCACGCTCGAGCCGTGCTCGCACACCGGACGGACGGGGCCATGCGTCGCGCGGATCGTCGCCGCGGGCATCCGGCGCGTCGTGGCGGCGATCGCCGATCCCAATCCCAGGGTTCGCGGCGCCGGATTCGAGTATCTGCGCGCCCACGGTGTCGACGTGTCGATCGGACCTGGCGCGGACGAGGCCACGCGAGAGCACGCGCCGTTCGCCACCTGGGTCACCGCACATCGGCCCTTCGTCATCGCGAAGGTAGCGGTGTCCGCCGACGGGTTCGTCGGCCGGACGGATCGCCGCATCGGGCTCACGAGCCGGGAGGCCGACCGTTACCTTCAGCGCCAGCGCGCGGCTCTGGACGCCATCGCGGTCGGTGCCGGGACGGTGCTCGTCGACGATCCAGTGCTGACGGCGCGCGAGGCCTACAGATCCCGACCGCTGACGCGGGTGATCGTCGATTGGCGCGGCCGCGTGCCGGAGACGGCCCGTGTCTTCGCCACGCTGGATGCAGGGCCGGTCATAATGGTGGTGAGCACCCGAACCGTCGCCAGCCGGCCGGACCACTTTCGCCGGCTGTCCTCGGCCGGTGTGACGGTCGAGCCCTTCGACACGGTCGATCTCGGGACCGTGCTCGGGCGTCTCGCGGCGCGCGACGTCGTGTCGCTCCTGGTCGAAGGCGGCCCTCGTTTGCATCGTGCTCTGTGGCAGGCGGGGCTCGTCGATCGAGTGCAGGTCGTCAGGACGCCCGTTGTCCTCGACCATGGCGTGCCGAACGGACTGCCGGACCTTCCCGCGTCGCGTTCCCGCCGTCTCGGGCCCGACCTGCTGGTGGAAACGGATGTTCACGGGACTGATTGA
- the ftsY gene encoding signal recognition particle-docking protein FtsY produces MASFLSRIRAGLAKTAQQIRERLGPAEEAGTAAAPARGTPSRGRPAEIDTIEALEDALLIADVGLPATERIVDEVKRDRSGAVRDRVQRVILRMLSDVPQTPDANARPHVVLVVGVNGTGKTTSIGKLANYYKNRGQSVMVCAADTFRAAAVEQLAIWTERAGVGLIRAQAGADPAAVTFDAVTAAKARGIDVLLVDTAGRLHTRSNLMAELDKIRRVVGRELPGAPHEVLLVLDATVGQNGLVQAREFQAASGATGIVLTKLDGTAKGGVAIAIAHELKLPIRYVGVGEGIDDLAPFDAAAYVEALFSETW; encoded by the coding sequence ATGGCGTCGTTTCTGTCGCGCATTCGCGCCGGTCTCGCGAAGACCGCGCAGCAGATCAGGGAACGCCTCGGGCCGGCCGAGGAGGCCGGCACAGCCGCGGCGCCGGCGCGCGGGACGCCCTCGCGCGGCCGGCCGGCCGAGATCGACACGATCGAGGCGCTCGAAGACGCGCTGCTGATCGCGGACGTCGGACTGCCTGCGACCGAACGGATCGTCGACGAGGTGAAGCGCGATCGAAGCGGCGCCGTGCGCGACCGCGTGCAACGCGTGATCCTGCGCATGCTCTCCGATGTGCCGCAGACGCCAGACGCGAACGCGCGCCCGCACGTCGTCCTCGTCGTCGGCGTCAACGGTACGGGCAAGACGACCAGCATCGGCAAGCTCGCGAACTACTACAAGAACCGCGGCCAGTCGGTGATGGTCTGCGCGGCCGACACGTTCAGGGCCGCGGCGGTGGAGCAGTTGGCGATCTGGACGGAGCGCGCGGGCGTCGGTCTCATCCGCGCCCAGGCCGGCGCCGATCCGGCGGCCGTCACGTTCGACGCGGTGACGGCGGCCAAGGCGCGGGGCATCGACGTGCTCTTGGTCGATACCGCCGGCCGCCTCCACACGCGATCCAATCTGATGGCCGAGCTGGACAAGATTCGGCGGGTGGTCGGCCGCGAGCTGCCCGGCGCACCGCACGAGGTGCTCCTCGTGCTCGATGCCACCGTCGGGCAGAACGGGCTCGTGCAGGCCCGTGAGTTCCAGGCGGCGAGCGGCGCCACCGGGATCGTGTTGACCAAGCTCGACGGCACCGCCAAGGGCGGCGTCGCGATCGCGATCGCGCACGAGTTGAAGCTGCCGATCCGGTACGTCGGCGTGGGCGAGGGGATCGACGATCTCGCGCCGTTCGATGCGGCCGCGTACGTGGAGGCGCTGTTCAGCGAGACGTGGTGA
- a CDS encoding NAD(P)-dependent glycerol-3-phosphate dehydrogenase gives MPLDSSHRATVVGAGSWGSALAVHLGTSGYDVRLWGRDPHLVAEMASRRANPTYLPDVSFPDTLRPDADLARALAGARFVIFAVPSHGLRAVVRSAAPAIPNGAVLVSAVKGLEPETFERMSDVVAEETAGRHPVVVLSGPSFASEVARGLPTALVAASTDADAVGAVQEEFRSSYFRLYGSDDVTGVEVGAALKNIIAIAAGVVESAALGHNALAALVTRGLAEISRLACAMGARRETLAGLSGLGDLVLTCTGALSRNRHVGVELGCGRPLAEILASTRMVAEGVNTTAAALALAERRGVELPIACEMAEVLAGRQTAMDAVGRLMLRRQRGERDGAA, from the coding sequence ATGCCTTTGGACTCGAGCCATCGCGCGACGGTGGTGGGCGCCGGCAGTTGGGGAAGCGCGCTCGCCGTGCACCTGGGCACGTCGGGCTACGACGTGCGTCTCTGGGGACGCGATCCGCACCTGGTCGCCGAGATGGCGTCGCGCCGGGCGAACCCGACCTACTTACCTGACGTCAGCTTTCCCGACACGCTCCGTCCGGACGCGGACCTCGCACGCGCGCTCGCCGGCGCGCGGTTCGTGATCTTCGCCGTGCCGTCGCACGGCCTGCGCGCGGTCGTCCGGTCGGCGGCTCCGGCCATTCCGAACGGCGCCGTCCTCGTCAGCGCGGTCAAGGGACTCGAGCCCGAGACGTTCGAGCGGATGTCCGACGTGGTCGCCGAGGAGACAGCCGGCCGGCACCCCGTCGTCGTTCTTTCGGGACCGAGCTTCGCGTCCGAGGTCGCGCGCGGTCTTCCGACCGCGCTCGTGGCCGCCTCGACCGACGCGGACGCCGTCGGCGCCGTGCAGGAGGAGTTTCGAAGTTCGTACTTCAGGCTCTACGGATCGGACGACGTCACGGGCGTGGAGGTGGGAGCGGCGCTGAAGAACATCATCGCGATTGCGGCCGGCGTCGTCGAGTCGGCGGCGCTCGGGCACAACGCGCTCGCCGCGCTCGTCACGCGCGGGCTTGCCGAGATCTCGCGGCTGGCGTGCGCCATGGGCGCGCGCCGCGAGACGCTCGCGGGGCTGAGCGGCCTCGGCGACCTCGTCCTCACGTGCACCGGGGCGCTCAGCCGGAATCGCCACGTGGGCGTCGAGCTCGGCTGCGGCCGGCCGCTCGCCGAGATTCTCGCGAGCACCCGGATGGTGGCCGAAGGGGTGAACACGACGGCCGCCGCGCTGGCGTTGGCCGAGCGGCGCGGGGTGGAACTGCCCATCGCGTGCGAGATGGCGGAGGTGCTCGCCGGCCGGCAGACGGCGATGGACGCCGTCGGCCGCCTCATGCTCCGTCGCCAGCGCGGCGAACGGGACGGAGCCGCCTGA
- a CDS encoding competence/damage-inducible protein A — MALVRTAEIIAVGTEMLTPHRIDTNSLFLTGQLNELGIEVRAKAIVRDDRAELATILRGALARVDLVITTGGLGPTADDVTKEAVAEVLGRPLDEDAAILAAIRARFDRRGVRMPEINRRQAQVPRGARVLPNPNGTAPGLLLDADDRLVVLLPGPPRELKPMFEAELRSWLEQRTGGRRVLRRAIKTTGRSESQVEEITHPIYSALGDEEVEITTTILATPGQIELNLSAAGADVDRLGRRLDEGVAALVAALGPCVFSTDGRTLEAVVGEALRRRGWRIGAAESCTGGTLLGRLTEVPGSSAWVVGGIVAYANDVKVAQLGVPRTLIDAHGAVSEPVARAMASGVIAALGVDVGVAITGVAGPAGGTAEKPVGTVVVALATSAGGDPLARTHAFPGDRDAIRRHATSAALEMVRQSLQQA; from the coding sequence ATGGCGCTCGTCCGCACGGCGGAGATCATCGCGGTCGGCACCGAGATGCTGACGCCGCACCGCATCGACACCAACTCGCTGTTCCTGACCGGCCAGCTCAACGAGCTCGGGATCGAGGTTCGTGCGAAAGCGATCGTCCGCGACGATCGCGCCGAGCTGGCGACGATCCTCCGGGGGGCGCTCGCCAGGGTCGATCTCGTCATCACGACGGGCGGCCTGGGACCGACCGCCGACGACGTCACGAAAGAGGCGGTCGCAGAGGTGCTCGGCCGGCCGCTCGACGAAGACGCGGCCATCCTCGCCGCTATCCGCGCGCGGTTCGATCGGCGCGGGGTCCGCATGCCCGAGATCAACCGCCGGCAGGCACAGGTGCCGCGCGGTGCGCGCGTGCTTCCGAATCCGAACGGCACCGCACCGGGGCTGCTGCTCGACGCAGACGATCGGCTGGTCGTGCTCCTTCCAGGACCGCCCCGCGAGCTGAAGCCGATGTTCGAGGCCGAGCTGCGGTCGTGGCTCGAGCAGCGGACGGGCGGACGCCGCGTGCTGCGCCGCGCGATCAAGACGACAGGCCGGTCCGAGTCACAAGTGGAGGAGATCACGCATCCGATCTACTCGGCGCTCGGAGACGAAGAGGTCGAGATCACGACGACCATTCTCGCGACGCCGGGGCAGATCGAGTTGAATCTCTCGGCCGCGGGCGCAGACGTCGATCGGCTCGGTCGCCGCCTCGACGAGGGCGTCGCCGCGCTCGTCGCCGCACTCGGACCGTGTGTCTTCAGCACCGACGGCCGGACGCTCGAAGCGGTGGTCGGCGAGGCGCTCCGGCGCCGCGGGTGGCGTATCGGCGCTGCCGAGTCGTGCACCGGCGGCACGCTCCTGGGACGGTTGACAGAGGTGCCGGGCAGCTCGGCCTGGGTCGTCGGCGGCATCGTGGCCTACGCCAACGACGTCAAGGTTGCGCAGCTCGGCGTGCCGCGTACGCTCATCGACGCGCATGGTGCCGTGAGCGAGCCGGTGGCGCGCGCGATGGCCAGCGGCGTGATCGCGGCGCTCGGCGTGGACGTCGGCGTGGCAATCACCGGCGTCGCCGGCCCGGCGGGTGGCACCGCCGAGAAACCGGTCGGCACCGTCGTCGTCGCCCTGGCCACGTCGGCCGGCGGCGATCCGCTCGCGAGGACTCACGCCTTTCCCGGCGATCGTGACGCCATTCGTCGCCACGCGACGTCGGCCGCGCTCGAGATGGTGCGGCAGTCGCTCCAGCAGGCCTGA
- a CDS encoding phosphatidylglycerophosphatase A, with protein sequence MTRLAVLIATAGGAGFVPVAPGTAGSAVGIALYWFTRHWSAPAQVTLVIVVCAAGVWAASRAALHFRRKDPGQVVIDEVAGQLVTVLLLGVGAAGAILGFLVFRLFDIVKPWPVRRLEALPGGWGIMADDLAAGALGWVLLRGVSYLALGVA encoded by the coding sequence ATGACGCGGCTGGCGGTCCTGATCGCGACCGCCGGCGGCGCAGGCTTCGTCCCCGTCGCGCCCGGCACCGCTGGATCCGCGGTCGGCATCGCTCTCTACTGGTTCACTCGACACTGGAGCGCGCCCGCCCAGGTGACGCTCGTGATCGTCGTCTGCGCGGCAGGCGTGTGGGCGGCCAGCCGCGCGGCGCTGCACTTCCGGCGAAAGGATCCCGGCCAGGTCGTCATCGACGAAGTCGCCGGGCAACTGGTGACCGTGCTGCTGCTCGGCGTCGGCGCCGCCGGAGCCATCCTGGGATTCCTCGTCTTCCGACTGTTCGACATCGTCAAACCGTGGCCGGTGCGCCGCCTGGAAGCGCTGCCCGGCGGGTGGGGGATCATGGCCGACGACCTGGCCGCTGGTGCGCTCGGGTGGGTGCTGCTGCGGGGCGTCTCGTACCTGGCCCTCGGGGTCGCGTGA
- a CDS encoding RDD family protein: protein MKCPKCHYLSFEPEPRCRNCGFSFSLAEEQSDVLIRAPEAGDGPFADLDLRPASAQPSFDEPTSDRAVSGAALPPAAKAAVPPAAPTPPRPAPTTELPLFVKALTAKESEPAVQREEPLVKVPNDPRPPLAVRRKAADAVQRPRSTPTPSEMKKLGPFDRDLLEDLQRLEHRADSGSAYAEGSADIAGERKVGAGARAAAAAVDALLLGTMASAVVWITLRWCDLTLARVSVLPIAPTAAFLLLVGAGYLLMFTAFGGQTLGKMAFGIRVVSEEEDTVSAVSTRQAAFRAVLTLPSVLLFGVGFIPALIGDERALHDRLTHTRVVRA, encoded by the coding sequence ATGAAATGCCCGAAGTGCCACTACCTGAGCTTTGAACCGGAGCCGCGCTGCCGCAACTGCGGCTTCAGTTTCTCGCTGGCCGAAGAGCAGTCGGACGTGTTGATTCGCGCCCCGGAGGCCGGCGACGGACCATTCGCCGACCTCGACCTTCGGCCGGCATCGGCGCAACCGTCCTTCGACGAACCGACGTCCGATCGAGCCGTGAGCGGCGCCGCACTTCCGCCGGCCGCCAAGGCCGCCGTGCCGCCGGCCGCGCCGACACCGCCGAGGCCGGCCCCGACGACGGAGTTGCCGCTGTTCGTCAAGGCCCTCACGGCCAAAGAGTCGGAACCGGCTGTCCAGCGCGAGGAGCCGCTCGTCAAGGTCCCGAACGATCCTCGTCCACCGCTCGCCGTGCGGCGAAAGGCAGCCGACGCGGTGCAGCGTCCGCGATCGACGCCGACGCCGTCCGAGATGAAGAAGCTCGGGCCGTTCGACCGCGATCTGCTCGAAGACTTGCAGCGTCTCGAGCACCGGGCCGATTCCGGATCCGCGTACGCTGAGGGCTCGGCCGACATCGCCGGTGAACGGAAGGTGGGCGCGGGGGCGCGAGCTGCCGCGGCCGCCGTGGACGCGCTGTTGCTCGGCACGATGGCGTCGGCCGTCGTGTGGATCACGCTGCGATGGTGCGATCTGACCCTTGCGCGCGTGTCCGTGCTGCCGATCGCGCCGACGGCGGCATTCCTCCTGCTCGTGGGCGCGGGATACCTCTTGATGTTCACCGCGTTCGGCGGGCAGACGCTCGGAAAGATGGCGTTCGGCATCCGCGTGGTGAGCGAGGAGGAAGACACGGTCTCGGCGGTGAGCACGAGGCAGGCTGCCTTCCGGGCGGTGCTGACGTTGCCGTCGGTCCTGCTCTTCGGAGTGGGTTTCATCCCGGCGCTGATCGGCGACGAACGCGCGCTGCACGATCGGCTGACGCACACGCGCGTCGTGCGCGCATGA